The following coding sequences lie in one Dehalobacter sp. 12DCB1 genomic window:
- the acs gene encoding acetate--CoA ligase — translation MSKEITLSSENKHVFQSSAEFRKDALISDPGIYQKAEDRLAFWEERASTLSWFKKWDTVLEWNPPFAKWFNGGKLNASYNCLDRHLAGPRADKNAIVFEGENGDTELLTYKELHHEVSKFAGVLRSLGVKKGDVVTIYMPMIPEAVIAMLACSRIGAPHSVVFGGFSAEAIRDRINDAKSKIVITADAGYRRGKVLPLKENVDEALKGVAEIDKVVVVRRVGIDNAVQGERDVWYHELMKDAAADCPAEEMDAEDILFILYTSGTTGKPKGVVHTTGGYLTGVSTTHQYVFDLKENDIYWCTADVGWITGHSYLVYGPLANGATVFLFEGTPDYPAKDRYWELIEKYGVTILYTAPTAIRTFMKWGESYPQNRNLTSLRLLGTVGEPINPEAWLWYHKYIGGERCPIVDTWWQTETGMIMISALPGVTDMKPGSCSVPLPGVKAEILNRSGQSVQNGEVGFVAITEPWPAMLRTVYGDDKRYKDTYWGTWPDRYFAGDGAKVDEDGYFWIIGRVDDVINVSGHRIGTAEVESALVEHPAVAEAACIGKSHEVKGQAIAAFVTLREGVASGEDLVNELKNHVAAKIGAIARPDEIHLTEELPKTRSGKIIRRILRDIAEGRSIGDTTTLADASAVEALQQIGK, via the coding sequence ATGTCCAAAGAGATTACCCTAAGTTCAGAAAATAAACACGTCTTTCAGAGTTCAGCGGAATTCAGGAAAGATGCCCTCATTTCCGACCCGGGCATTTATCAAAAGGCAGAAGACAGATTGGCTTTTTGGGAAGAGAGGGCTTCAACGCTTAGTTGGTTCAAAAAATGGGATACTGTTCTGGAGTGGAATCCGCCATTTGCCAAATGGTTTAACGGCGGCAAGCTCAATGCGTCCTACAATTGTTTGGATCGGCATTTGGCCGGGCCCCGGGCGGATAAAAATGCCATTGTATTTGAGGGCGAAAATGGTGATACTGAATTGCTCACCTATAAGGAATTGCATCATGAAGTCAGCAAATTTGCGGGGGTACTTCGCTCTCTGGGTGTGAAAAAGGGGGATGTTGTCACCATTTATATGCCAATGATTCCGGAAGCAGTTATTGCCATGCTAGCCTGCTCCAGAATCGGAGCGCCCCACAGTGTGGTTTTTGGTGGATTCAGCGCTGAGGCCATTCGGGACAGAATCAATGATGCTAAATCCAAGATTGTGATTACGGCTGATGCCGGCTATCGCCGCGGAAAGGTTCTTCCGTTGAAAGAAAATGTCGATGAGGCATTGAAAGGTGTCGCGGAAATTGATAAAGTCGTCGTGGTCAGACGGGTAGGCATTGATAACGCCGTACAGGGAGAGCGAGATGTCTGGTACCATGAGCTGATGAAGGATGCTGCTGCAGATTGTCCGGCTGAAGAAATGGATGCGGAAGATATTCTGTTTATCCTATATACGAGTGGTACGACCGGAAAGCCTAAAGGGGTCGTGCATACAACCGGAGGTTATCTGACAGGGGTTTCGACGACCCATCAGTATGTTTTTGATCTAAAGGAAAACGATATTTACTGGTGTACGGCGGATGTTGGCTGGATCACAGGGCACAGTTATTTGGTATATGGCCCGCTGGCCAACGGAGCAACGGTGTTCCTCTTTGAAGGAACGCCTGACTACCCTGCGAAGGACAGATACTGGGAACTGATTGAAAAGTACGGGGTAACCATTCTGTATACTGCACCTACTGCTATCAGGACGTTTATGAAATGGGGAGAAAGCTATCCCCAGAATAGAAACCTGACCAGCCTTAGGCTCCTCGGGACAGTTGGAGAACCGATCAATCCTGAAGCTTGGTTATGGTATCACAAGTATATCGGTGGAGAAAGATGCCCGATCGTCGATACCTGGTGGCAGACGGAAACGGGAATGATTATGATTTCAGCTCTGCCAGGAGTAACCGATATGAAGCCTGGTTCCTGTTCTGTGCCTTTACCGGGAGTCAAAGCCGAAATATTGAACAGATCCGGACAGTCGGTTCAAAACGGAGAGGTTGGATTCGTTGCGATCACGGAACCATGGCCGGCAATGCTCAGAACGGTTTATGGTGATGACAAGCGATATAAGGACACCTACTGGGGCACATGGCCAGACCGATACTTTGCCGGGGACGGGGCCAAAGTCGATGAAGACGGTTATTTCTGGATTATTGGCAGAGTCGATGATGTCATCAATGTTTCCGGGCATCGAATCGGTACAGCTGAAGTTGAAAGTGCCCTTGTTGAGCATCCGGCTGTGGCTGAGGCAGCCTGCATCGGTAAAAGCCATGAAGTGAAAGGGCAGGCAATCGCAGCTTTCGTCACCCTCCGTGAAGGGGTGGCGTCAGGGGAAGACCTGGTTAATGAACTTAAGAATCATGTTGCCGCCAAAATCGGAGCAATAGCCAGACCTGATGAAATCCATCTTACGGAAGAATTGCCGAAAACTCGCAGCGGAAAAATTATTCGCAGAATTTTGAGGGACATCGCTGAAGGGCGGTCAATCGGCGATACAACGACGCTGGCCGATGCCTCAGCAGTCGAAGCGCTGCAGCAGATTGGGAAGTAG
- the thrC gene encoding threonine synthase: MYLSTRGNLDAQTAAQAIALGMVPQGGLFVPQEIPCVDWKQYVNASYAELALQIMKLYCGDLPAGTLEEAIKIYGDGRFDTSNPAPLVEVGGCGMLELWHGPTAAFKDMALQVLPYLLTASIKELGLNVEVLILTATSGDTGKAALEGFKDVPGTRIVVFYPDGGVSAVQESQMITTGGENTFVSAVNGNFDECQTAVKKIFSSEELRQKLKANHMVFSSANSINWGRLLPQIVYYFWAYLEAVRLGKTAPGEKINIVVPTGNFGNILAAYYAKRMGLPLGKLICASNKNNVLTDFFTTGAYEINRPFYLTSSPSMDILISSNFERFLFEVSGRDASKISNWFQRLSSEGKFSVDPDTLTACRENMTAGWTDEEGVFEIIKKVYEEDNYLLDPHTAVAMKVYNDYRENSGDRTFTVLTSTASPFKFAQSVLTAIAGDRYREYGPWEALTRLSTLTGWNIPSGLQGLREKPAQEVFRCKPEGITAYLEKKFLKD; the protein is encoded by the coding sequence ATGTATCTTAGTACCCGCGGCAACCTCGATGCCCAAACCGCTGCCCAGGCGATTGCTCTAGGAATGGTACCTCAGGGAGGCCTGTTTGTTCCTCAGGAGATCCCCTGTGTGGATTGGAAGCAATATGTAAACGCTAGTTATGCCGAGCTTGCGCTGCAAATCATGAAGCTGTATTGTGGAGATCTACCGGCAGGGACGCTGGAAGAGGCAATAAAAATATATGGAGATGGACGTTTTGATACGTCAAACCCCGCACCACTTGTTGAAGTCGGTGGCTGCGGGATGCTAGAACTCTGGCACGGGCCGACCGCTGCTTTTAAGGATATGGCCCTGCAAGTGCTGCCTTATCTGCTTACTGCAAGTATTAAAGAACTAGGACTTAATGTGGAGGTCCTGATCCTTACTGCGACTTCCGGAGATACCGGCAAAGCAGCCCTGGAAGGTTTCAAGGATGTACCGGGTACCCGAATTGTGGTTTTCTATCCCGACGGCGGTGTCAGCGCAGTCCAGGAAAGCCAGATGATCACGACAGGCGGTGAAAATACTTTTGTTTCAGCGGTGAATGGTAATTTCGATGAGTGCCAGACTGCAGTAAAAAAGATTTTCTCATCTGAAGAACTGCGACAAAAACTGAAAGCCAACCACATGGTATTCTCCTCGGCAAACTCAATCAATTGGGGAAGACTGTTACCGCAGATCGTTTATTATTTCTGGGCTTATCTTGAGGCGGTAAGACTCGGAAAAACAGCCCCAGGAGAGAAGATCAACATCGTGGTGCCCACAGGCAATTTTGGTAACATTCTGGCTGCCTACTATGCCAAAAGAATGGGACTGCCGCTGGGCAAGCTGATTTGTGCTTCAAATAAAAATAATGTGCTTACGGATTTCTTTACGACCGGAGCCTATGAGATCAACCGGCCGTTTTATCTGACTTCGTCCCCTTCAATGGATATTCTTATTTCCAGTAATTTTGAGCGCTTTTTGTTTGAAGTATCCGGAAGGGATGCGAGCAAGATCAGTAATTGGTTTCAACGTCTCTCCAGCGAAGGAAAGTTCAGTGTGGATCCGGATACTTTGACTGCATGCAGGGAGAATATGACCGCTGGCTGGACGGATGAAGAGGGTGTTTTTGAAATCATCAAAAAAGTATATGAAGAGGACAACTATCTGCTGGATCCTCATACGGCTGTCGCGATGAAGGTTTACAACGATTATCGAGAAAACAGCGGGGATAGAACGTTTACAGTACTGACTTCAACAGCGAGTCCTTTCAAGTTTGCTCAAAGCGTGCTGACAGCAATTGCCGGTGACAGGTATAGAGAATATGGCCCCTGGGAAGCATTGACCAGGCTCAGCACTTTGACAGGCTGGAATATCCCTTCTGGGCTGCAGGGTTTAAGAGAGAAGCCTGCCCAGGAGGTATTCCGGTGCAAGCCTGAGGGAATTACCGCTTATCTGGAAAAGAAGTTTCTTAAGGACTAG
- a CDS encoding nucleoside kinase, whose translation MKENLIRKYRQTLLLGLIKVIQELFPEEMLKIPYSILDGVYCEFSGSLVSPREVRQIETALKSWAYNKNCIEFLGKEENFHIYKLDEAIIKSIYSAFEDTSAIKDFQLIPFQPGFILDFSDDSGNLGNYILPKKLSATYTETQRWLEIQDLAETKDVNSSIKNGRSIDLINIAEALQEKKIADIADKITSENKNVRIVLISGPSSSGKTTFTQRLSTQLIVNGLKPISLSLDNYYLNRESIPRDSSGQPDFDSLYSLDLQLLNEHMEKLIRGETIQTPLFNFFTGKRNLDGNHIRLGADNILLVEGIHALNPSLLTINSNSFFKVYISALFLLNIDRHNRVPTTEARLIRRIVRDDKFRGFSPERTLNQWPSVRRGENTSVFRYQEEADVMFNSSLLFEMNALRPFAEPLLKKIQETDMFYDTAIRLLNLLSFFEPMDTSNIPLNSILREFIGGSIYSE comes from the coding sequence ATGAAGGAAAATTTAATCCGCAAATACAGACAGACTTTACTGCTTGGCTTAATCAAGGTGATCCAGGAATTGTTCCCCGAAGAAATGCTGAAGATTCCTTATTCCATCCTTGACGGCGTTTATTGCGAATTTTCCGGCTCCCTGGTTTCTCCCAGAGAGGTCAGACAGATTGAAACAGCGTTAAAGAGCTGGGCTTATAATAAAAACTGCATTGAATTTTTGGGGAAAGAAGAGAATTTTCATATCTACAAATTGGATGAAGCCATCATAAAATCAATTTATTCCGCCTTCGAGGATACTTCTGCCATCAAGGATTTTCAGCTCATACCATTTCAGCCTGGATTTATCCTGGATTTTTCTGATGACTCCGGAAATTTAGGAAACTATATTCTTCCGAAGAAACTTTCAGCAACCTATACGGAAACTCAGCGTTGGCTGGAAATCCAGGATCTCGCTGAAACCAAGGACGTGAATTCGTCTATCAAAAACGGCCGCTCCATCGATCTCATCAATATCGCCGAAGCTCTCCAGGAGAAAAAGATTGCTGATATTGCCGATAAAATAACCAGTGAAAATAAAAATGTCCGGATTGTTCTCATTTCAGGCCCATCCTCATCAGGCAAGACGACCTTTACCCAACGTCTCTCAACTCAGCTGATCGTTAATGGCCTGAAACCGATTTCCTTATCTCTGGACAACTATTACCTGAACCGGGAAAGCATTCCGCGTGATTCTTCCGGACAGCCCGATTTTGATTCACTTTATTCCCTTGACCTTCAATTACTCAATGAACACATGGAGAAACTTATTAGGGGAGAAACGATTCAGACGCCCCTATTCAATTTTTTCACCGGGAAAAGAAATCTGGACGGAAATCATATCCGCCTCGGTGCAGACAATATCCTGCTGGTCGAAGGCATCCATGCGCTGAACCCAAGTTTGCTCACCATTAACAGTAACTCCTTCTTTAAAGTCTATATCAGTGCGCTTTTCCTGCTGAATATTGACCGCCATAACCGTGTCCCGACAACTGAAGCGAGACTGATCAGACGAATCGTACGCGACGATAAATTCAGAGGCTTTAGTCCGGAGCGGACCCTAAACCAGTGGCCAAGCGTAAGACGCGGTGAAAATACCAGTGTTTTCAGATACCAAGAGGAAGCCGATGTCATGTTTAATTCCAGCCTGCTCTTTGAAATGAACGCTTTGCGTCCCTTTGCCGAACCCCTTCTTAAAAAAATTCAAGAAACAGATATGTTTTACGATACTGCAATTCGTCTGCTGAACCTTCTGTCGTTTTTCGAACCCATGGACACATCCAATATCCCCTTAAATTCAATTCTCCGGGAATTTATCGGAGGAAGTATCTATAGTGAATAG
- the nth gene encoding endonuclease III encodes MEPSRLMMSDCKMNRILCILEQTYPEAHCELNFRNPFELLVATILSAQTTDQKVNKVTAVLFERCPTPQKMLEITPRKFEEIIHPIGLFRTKAKNILQTCQLLIEKYHGDVPANLDDLVKMPGVGRKTAGVVLANAYGIPALPVDTHVLRVANRLGLSLEKDPSKVEKELTALIPKELWIDTHHRLIFHGRRLCHARKPECPACPLKDCCPTFTSPS; translated from the coding sequence ATGGAACCCAGCAGGCTTATGATGAGTGATTGTAAAATGAACCGCATTCTTTGTATTTTAGAACAAACCTATCCAGAAGCGCACTGTGAGCTGAATTTCCGCAACCCCTTTGAGCTCCTTGTCGCAACGATTCTCAGTGCCCAGACAACAGATCAAAAGGTCAACAAAGTAACAGCTGTTCTTTTCGAACGCTGCCCTACTCCCCAAAAAATGTTGGAGATCACTCCCCGCAAGTTCGAAGAAATCATTCACCCGATCGGGCTCTTCCGTACCAAAGCCAAAAATATTTTGCAAACCTGTCAGCTGCTTATTGAAAAATATCACGGAGATGTCCCCGCTAATCTGGATGACCTCGTAAAAATGCCGGGGGTTGGCCGTAAAACGGCCGGAGTGGTCTTAGCAAATGCCTATGGCATTCCCGCTTTGCCTGTGGATACCCACGTACTGAGGGTTGCCAATCGGCTCGGCCTGTCCCTGGAAAAAGACCCTTCTAAAGTAGAAAAAGAGCTTACTGCTCTTATCCCCAAGGAACTATGGATTGATACCCACCACCGTTTGATTTTTCACGGCCGTAGACTTTGCCATGCTCGGAAGCCGGAATGCCCGGCCTGTCCTTTGAAAGACTGCTGTCCGACATTTACTAGCCCTTCCTAG
- a CDS encoding PRC-barrel domain-containing protein: MKSSAEIRGLKIININEGKQISTVKDIIINSEDGSLAFFVIDQPSDYFGARLIAYADILGLGDYALIINDSTVVQDVAHNDLAVELLKKDVKVVGSQVLTTRGCLIGQVKEILFDEKNGKISACEVVDPQGKCSEFKCDHVITYGKEIILIDDNPSAGKQVKEQIKPERNKALESPESSSGKESSALSEKELLKKKIEQFGKSESLLKTAENNETIIYPEDFNVFEQRQLQFLLGKTLNNDIQLENGTVLKAGEQITGENLSGVKNRSTLMQLTAHVVK, encoded by the coding sequence ATGAAGTCTTCGGCAGAAATTCGGGGTTTGAAAATCATCAACATTAATGAAGGAAAGCAAATCAGCACTGTCAAAGACATCATCATTAATTCTGAGGATGGGAGTTTGGCTTTCTTTGTCATCGACCAGCCGTCAGATTATTTTGGTGCAAGATTAATCGCTTACGCCGATATCCTGGGGCTAGGGGATTATGCATTAATTATCAATGATAGCACCGTTGTTCAGGATGTTGCGCATAACGACCTTGCCGTGGAACTCTTGAAAAAAGATGTTAAGGTCGTTGGTTCTCAGGTTCTAACGACCCGGGGGTGCTTGATAGGTCAGGTCAAGGAAATATTGTTCGATGAAAAAAACGGAAAGATTTCGGCCTGTGAGGTCGTTGATCCGCAAGGGAAATGCAGCGAATTTAAATGTGATCACGTGATCACGTACGGCAAGGAGATCATTTTAATTGATGACAATCCTTCTGCAGGAAAACAAGTCAAAGAACAGATTAAGCCGGAACGGAACAAGGCTTTAGAGTCACCCGAGTCATCAAGCGGTAAGGAGAGCTCAGCCTTGAGTGAAAAAGAGCTTCTGAAGAAGAAAATTGAACAATTTGGCAAGAGTGAAAGTTTACTAAAAACCGCTGAAAATAATGAGACAATCATATATCCGGAGGATTTTAATGTCTTTGAGCAGCGGCAGCTTCAGTTTCTGCTCGGAAAAACGCTGAATAATGACATTCAGCTTGAGAATGGTACAGTACTAAAAGCAGGAGAGCAAATTACGGGTGAGAATCTGTCCGGGGTAAAAAATCGCAGCACGTTAATGCAGTTGACGGCTCATGTTGTAAAATAG
- a CDS encoding FAD-dependent protein → MIMKHYDIGIVGGGISGIMCAYELIKHNPRLNICIFEKGNNIFDRKCPLTENKSAKCANCPTCAIMEGFGGCGSFSDGKYNFTTEFGGWLNEYVSNDHVMDLIEYMDSILVNFGATTKRFSTQTPKAREIGKIALQNDLHLLQAEVKHLGTENNLKIMANIFNFLKEKIEIRHKTEITDISQDQDRYILSAASGEYSCDCLVCAVGRVGSEWFTSLCRKMSIPMTNNQIDLGVRVELPYEVFSQITDEVYEAKLHYYTRKYNDLVKTFCMNPRGHVVTENTVGVLTVNGHSYSDDKLNSSNTNFALLVCNKFTSPFNEPLKYGKYIATLSNMLGEGVIVQRFGDLVKGRRTNEKRMMKSFTKPTLQSANAGDLGLALPKRHLDNIIEMIYKLDKIAPGTANYDTLLYGVEVKFYSARPHLNKQLETKYPNFYAIGDGAGITRSLSQSAASGIYAARNILKKLS, encoded by the coding sequence ATGATCATGAAACATTATGATATCGGTATTGTCGGCGGTGGAATTTCCGGCATAATGTGTGCCTATGAACTGATCAAACACAACCCTCGGCTTAATATCTGCATTTTTGAAAAAGGAAACAATATATTCGACCGAAAATGCCCCCTGACCGAAAACAAATCAGCGAAATGTGCCAATTGCCCGACCTGTGCGATCATGGAGGGGTTCGGAGGGTGCGGTTCCTTTTCTGATGGAAAATATAATTTTACCACCGAATTTGGTGGCTGGCTGAATGAGTATGTTTCCAATGACCATGTCATGGATCTGATAGAGTATATGGATTCCATTCTCGTTAACTTTGGCGCAACGACCAAACGTTTCAGTACTCAGACTCCCAAAGCGCGCGAAATCGGGAAAATTGCACTCCAAAATGACCTTCATCTTCTCCAGGCCGAAGTCAAACACCTCGGCACTGAGAATAATCTTAAAATTATGGCCAATATCTTCAACTTTTTGAAAGAAAAAATTGAAATCAGACATAAGACAGAAATCACCGATATCTCCCAGGATCAAGACAGGTATATTCTGTCCGCAGCCAGTGGTGAATATTCCTGTGACTGTCTGGTCTGCGCGGTTGGCCGGGTTGGAAGCGAGTGGTTTACTTCACTATGCAGGAAGATGAGTATCCCAATGACAAACAACCAAATTGATCTCGGCGTCAGAGTCGAGCTTCCTTACGAAGTGTTTAGTCAAATCACCGATGAAGTCTACGAGGCCAAGCTGCATTACTACACCCGGAAATACAATGACCTGGTCAAAACCTTCTGCATGAATCCACGCGGACATGTTGTCACAGAAAATACCGTTGGCGTACTTACCGTAAACGGCCACAGTTATTCCGACGATAAACTGAACAGCAGCAATACAAATTTTGCGTTGCTAGTCTGCAATAAATTTACATCGCCGTTCAACGAGCCTTTAAAATACGGTAAATATATCGCCACGCTTTCCAACATGCTTGGCGAAGGTGTCATTGTTCAGCGCTTTGGTGACCTGGTAAAAGGCCGGCGGACAAATGAAAAAAGAATGATGAAATCATTCACCAAACCCACTTTGCAATCCGCGAACGCCGGCGATCTCGGTCTAGCCCTCCCCAAACGCCATCTTGATAATATTATTGAAATGATCTATAAACTGGATAAAATTGCACCTGGCACGGCAAATTACGATACGCTACTGTACGGCGTTGAAGTGAAATTCTATTCCGCCAGACCACATCTAAATAAGCAACTTGAAACGAAATATCCGAATTTTTATGCGATCGGCGACGGTGCGGGAATTACACGCTCCCTGTCCCAATCCGCAGCCAGCGGCATCTACGCCGCCCGCAATATACTAAAAAAGCTTAGTTGA
- a CDS encoding HAD family hydrolase produces the protein MSFGIQLYGWFFGVLESIRTIKEGISIGIKLAVFDIDGTLAPTDDPIPAQVACKLRSLERQGIRIVFISGRTASYLAGLARGIGICQPLVAGENGGVIFEPLRKWEKKLEAIPHQIGEEMKQDLLKRFPDLWFQPNQTMLTAAPKNLARINSLHQAAQALETVKKNHYKINKYDDCVEIMPNQNSKGRALAVIKDILDICSEEVIVFGNTIVDLPMKDETKDFLMIGDTARAEGICNYPNFDEAFGYLESRL, from the coding sequence ATCTCCTTCGGGATACAACTATACGGTTGGTTCTTTGGTGTATTAGAAAGTATTCGTACAATCAAGGAGGGGATTAGCATAGGAATCAAGCTTGCTGTATTTGATATTGACGGCACCCTGGCACCAACGGACGATCCGATTCCTGCCCAGGTAGCCTGTAAATTAAGATCGCTGGAACGTCAGGGGATCAGAATTGTTTTTATTTCCGGTCGGACGGCTTCCTATCTGGCGGGATTGGCCAGGGGAATTGGGATCTGTCAACCTTTGGTTGCAGGAGAAAACGGCGGCGTTATTTTTGAGCCGCTGCGTAAATGGGAGAAAAAGCTTGAAGCTATTCCGCACCAGATAGGTGAAGAAATGAAGCAAGACCTTCTAAAAAGATTTCCGGATCTTTGGTTCCAGCCTAATCAGACGATGCTGACTGCAGCACCTAAGAATTTAGCAAGGATTAATTCACTGCATCAGGCAGCACAAGCTCTGGAAACGGTGAAGAAAAACCATTATAAAATCAATAAATATGATGATTGTGTGGAAATCATGCCTAATCAAAACAGCAAGGGGCGGGCCCTTGCTGTCATCAAAGATATTCTTGATATTTGCAGTGAGGAAGTTATTGTATTCGGAAATACGATTGTCGATTTGCCAATGAAAGACGAAACAAAGGACTTCCTTATGATCGGGGATACCGCCAGAGCCGAAGGCATCTGCAACTACCCGAATTTTGATGAAGCGTTCGGCTATCTCGAAAGCCGTCTATAG